In Deinococcus maricopensis DSM 21211, one genomic interval encodes:
- a CDS encoding tRNA dihydrouridine synthase, giving the protein MNPGFYTQQLQRPGAVLAPMAGYSDAPMRALCSEQGALWTVSEMLSARGLLEGDLAVDLGQPYPGEQGRVLQLFGADPDILAAGAQEAVRLFQPAALDLNMGCPVPKIKGKGGACLLQTPDVAYTLVKAMRDAVNIDVSAKIRLGWDTNRSVEIAQGLEAAGAALITVHGRTSAQRYTGYADWDAIAHVAASVRAPVIGSGDVTSAEQAHARRAHSGVAAVMIGRGAVGNPWVFRQTAGTGGAPTPDDRLCTALRHAELNVHWYGERRGMLQLRKVLHRYFPDQPERRDALVQVSTLQELHDVLSRAPQAAD; this is encoded by the coding sequence ATGAACCCCGGCTTCTACACCCAACAACTCCAGCGCCCCGGCGCCGTCCTCGCCCCCATGGCCGGCTACAGCGACGCGCCCATGCGCGCACTGTGCAGCGAACAGGGCGCCCTGTGGACCGTCAGCGAAATGCTCAGCGCCCGCGGCCTCCTCGAAGGCGACCTCGCCGTCGACCTCGGCCAGCCGTACCCCGGCGAACAAGGCCGCGTCCTCCAGCTGTTCGGCGCCGACCCGGACATCCTCGCCGCCGGCGCGCAGGAAGCCGTGCGCCTGTTCCAGCCCGCCGCGCTCGACCTGAACATGGGCTGCCCCGTCCCCAAAATCAAAGGCAAAGGCGGCGCGTGCCTGCTCCAGACGCCCGACGTCGCCTACACCCTCGTCAAAGCCATGCGCGACGCCGTGAACATCGACGTGAGCGCCAAAATCCGCCTCGGCTGGGACACCAACCGCAGCGTCGAAATCGCACAGGGCCTCGAAGCGGCCGGCGCGGCCCTCATCACCGTGCACGGCCGCACCAGCGCGCAACGCTACACCGGCTACGCCGACTGGGACGCCATCGCCCACGTCGCCGCGAGCGTCCGCGCGCCCGTCATCGGCAGCGGCGACGTCACCAGCGCCGAACAGGCCCACGCGCGCCGCGCCCACAGCGGCGTGGCCGCCGTCATGATCGGCCGCGGCGCCGTCGGCAACCCCTGGGTGTTCCGCCAGACCGCCGGCACCGGCGGCGCCCCCACCCCCGACGACCGCCTCTGCACCGCCCTGCGCCACGCCGAACTGAACGTCCACTGGTACGGCGAACGCCGCGGCATGCTGCAACTCCGCAAAGTCCTGCACCGCTACTTCCCCGACCAGCCCGAACGGCGCGACGCCCTCGTGCAGGTCAGCACCCTCCAGGAACTGCACG